From a single Anaerolineales bacterium genomic region:
- a CDS encoding ABC transporter permease subunit (The N-terminal region of this protein, as described by TIGR01726, is a three transmembrane segment that identifies a subfamily of ABC transporter permease subunits, which specificities that include histidine, arginine, glutamine, glutamate, L-cystine (sic), the opines (in Agrobacterium) octopine and nopaline, etc.) — MQEDTRQKAAIPFWRDERILNILGQVLFVVALLFVASLIYQNMRAGLARQGISLTYGFLSGISGFDISETLFAYSRTSSYWQAYQAGLLNTLSVSIVGIIASTIFGVILGVARLSTNFLINRLAAFYLELIRNLSLLVFLIFWYLGVFLKLPRVREAVIWPGDIYLTNRGVGIPWGLPTDSYPTFRLILLVGLILAVVVFLALRSYSKRTGRAPLTTVWTLLTFIGVALAGWFILPENPLTLDIPIIEGLNMTGGKVLSPEFMALTSGLVLYTSAFIGEVVRSGILAVSKGQVEASRALGLNAFQTLRLIVFPQAMRVIIPPLTSQYLNLIKNSSLAIAVGYPDLFYISNTIQNQTGRAVEMISMVMFTYLMFSLITSAFMNWYNQRIKLVER; from the coding sequence ATGCAGGAAGATACAAGGCAAAAAGCAGCAATTCCATTCTGGCGCGACGAACGCATCCTGAACATTCTGGGGCAGGTGCTGTTTGTCGTTGCACTGCTTTTCGTCGCTTCACTGATCTACCAGAACATGCGGGCGGGACTGGCAAGGCAGGGCATTTCCCTGACTTACGGTTTCTTAAGCGGCATATCCGGTTTTGATATTTCCGAAACCCTCTTCGCTTACAGCCGGACTTCATCCTACTGGCAGGCATATCAGGCTGGTCTGCTAAACACGCTCTCTGTCAGTATTGTGGGCATCATTGCATCAACGATCTTTGGCGTGATCCTGGGCGTGGCGCGGCTCTCCACCAACTTCCTGATCAACCGGCTTGCCGCTTTTTATCTCGAATTGATCCGCAATTTATCCCTGTTGGTATTTTTGATCTTTTGGTATCTGGGCGTTTTTCTCAAACTGCCGCGCGTCAGGGAGGCGGTCATCTGGCCCGGCGACATCTATTTGACGAATCGCGGCGTGGGCATCCCTTGGGGATTGCCGACCGATTCATACCCGACCTTCCGCCTGATCCTGCTGGTCGGCTTGATCCTCGCTGTTGTTGTTTTCCTCGCCCTGCGTTCCTATAGCAAACGCACGGGGCGCGCCCCTCTCACCACCGTGTGGACATTATTGACCTTCATTGGGGTTGCGCTGGCTGGATGGTTTATCCTGCCCGAGAACCCCCTAACACTCGATATACCGATCATCGAGGGCTTGAACATGACCGGCGGAAAAGTCCTCAGCCCCGAATTCATGGCGTTGACTTCCGGACTCGTGCTGTACACATCCGCGTTCATTGGCGAGGTGGTACGTTCCGGCATTCTTGCCGTATCAAAGGGACAGGTCGAAGCCTCCCGCGCGCTTGGGTTGAATGCCTTCCAAACCCTGCGTTTGATCGTCTTCCCACAGGCGATGCGTGTGATCATCCCGCCGTTGACCAGCCAGTACCTCAACCTTATTAAGAACTCATCGCTTGCCATCGCGGTCGGTTATCCTGACCTTTTTTACATCTCGAACACGATCCAGAACCAGACCGGGCGGGCGGTGGAAATGATCTCGATGGTCATGTTTACTTATCTCATGTTCAGTCTGATCACATCGGCGTTCATGAACTGGTACAACCAAAGAATCAAGCTGGTGGAGCGCTAA
- a CDS encoding PPOX class F420-dependent oxidoreductase yields the protein MSYKIPEDFLDLVQTPRVAALTTLMPDGSPQTTPVWCDHDGEFIRINTMRGFRKEKNMRANPKVTLLCYDPREPLRSLEVRGEVVEMTEQGAMEHLDHLTLLYTGRSPYFGECVPAELREKETPVLCRIRPLHVVALDARKKKAIP from the coding sequence ATGAGCTATAAAATCCCAGAAGATTTTCTGGACCTTGTGCAAACTCCCCGTGTCGCGGCGCTTACCACCCTCATGCCAGACGGCTCTCCCCAGACCACACCGGTCTGGTGCGATCACGACGGGGAGTTCATCCGCATCAACACCATGCGCGGATTCCGCAAAGAGAAGAACATGCGCGCCAACCCCAAAGTGACCTTGCTTTGCTACGACCCGCGCGAACCGCTGCGCTCGCTCGAGGTCCGCGGCGAAGTGGTGGAAATGACCGAACAGGGCGCCATGGAGCATCTCGATCACCTCACCCTGCTCTACACCGGCAGATCGCCCTACTTTGGCGAATGCGTCCCTGCCGAACTCAGGGAAAAGGAGACGCCGGTATTGTGCAGGATCCGTCCGCTGCATGTCGTCGCCCTGGATGCGCGAAAGAAGAAGGCAATTCCATGA
- a CDS encoding amino acid ABC transporter substrate-binding protein, whose protein sequence is MRKTFWIVSLLIAASLVFAACGGGAVSGGGETVTVVETVIVEVPAEGAVVAPSGFGVTLETVRARGNLICGVNSQVPGFGYIDADGNFSGIDVDYCRALAAAIFGDATKVEFRPVTAAERFTALQSGEIDVLSRNTTWSLVRDTELGGNFTATTFYDGQGMMVPADSGINTLQDLAGGTICVQTGTTTELNLADVMASLGVSYTPAVFEDADATFAAYAEERCDAVTTDKSGLVSRRTVLADPSAHVIMDVTMSKEPLGPMVRHGDDQWFDIAQWTVFAMIAGEEFGVTSANVDSIRSSATNPEIRRLLGLEGDMGLKLGLDNDWGYNIIKLVGNYEEVYNRSLGPDTPTYIPRGLNSLYTEGGLLYAPPVR, encoded by the coding sequence ATGCGTAAAACTTTTTGGATTGTGTCGTTGCTGATCGCGGCGAGCCTTGTGTTTGCCGCCTGTGGCGGTGGAGCCGTATCTGGCGGCGGTGAAACCGTGACCGTTGTTGAAACCGTGATCGTGGAAGTCCCTGCTGAAGGGGCTGTGGTTGCCCCCTCTGGCTTTGGCGTGACGCTTGAAACCGTCCGAGCCCGCGGCAACCTGATCTGCGGCGTGAACTCGCAGGTTCCCGGCTTTGGTTATATCGATGCCGACGGTAACTTCTCCGGCATCGACGTGGACTATTGCCGCGCTCTTGCCGCCGCCATCTTTGGTGACGCCACCAAGGTGGAATTCCGCCCCGTGACCGCTGCGGAACGCTTCACTGCCCTGCAGTCCGGCGAAATTGATGTGCTCAGCCGCAATACCACCTGGTCGCTTGTCCGCGATACCGAATTGGGCGGCAACTTCACCGCCACCACCTTCTATGATGGTCAGGGCATGATGGTCCCTGCCGACAGCGGCATCAACACCCTGCAGGACCTGGCTGGCGGCACGATCTGCGTCCAGACCGGCACGACCACCGAATTGAACCTGGCGGACGTGATGGCTTCCTTGGGCGTTTCCTATACCCCGGCTGTCTTTGAAGATGCCGACGCCACTTTCGCTGCCTATGCCGAAGAGCGCTGTGATGCCGTCACGACCGATAAATCCGGTCTCGTGTCCCGCCGCACCGTTCTGGCTGACCCGTCTGCGCACGTCATCATGGATGTGACCATGTCCAAGGAACCGCTCGGACCGATGGTCCGCCACGGCGACGACCAGTGGTTCGACATTGCCCAGTGGACCGTCTTCGCCATGATCGCCGGTGAAGAATTCGGTGTCACCTCCGCCAATGTGGATAGCATCCGTTCCAGCGCCACCAACCCCGAAATTCGCCGCCTGCTGGGTCTCGAAGGCGATATGGGCTTGAAGCTCGGTCTCGACAACGACTGGGGCTACAACATCATCAAGCTCGTCGGCAACTACGAGGAAGTGTACAACCGCAGCCTCGGACCCGATACCCCGACCTACATTCCGCGCGGCTTGAACAGCCTCTACACCGAAGGTGGTTTGCTCTACGCTCCGCCTGTCCGCTAA
- a CDS encoding MoaD/ThiS family protein, translating into MMIRVKLIANYRDALPSDHKHGVVELDVPNGTTVYDAISRFDIPLNDESVIVLNGLTVDMDTPLKEGDMVTAFSAIAGG; encoded by the coding sequence ATGATGATCCGTGTCAAATTAATTGCCAATTATCGCGATGCCCTTCCATCCGACCACAAACACGGCGTTGTGGAATTGGATGTACCCAACGGCACGACGGTCTACGACGCCATCTCCCGCTTTGATATTCCCCTCAATGATGAAAGTGTGATCGTCCTTAACGGTCTCACCGTGGACATGGACACACCCCTCAAAGAAGGGGATATGGTCACAGCATTTTCTGCCATCGCTGGCGGATAA
- a CDS encoding PaaI family thioesterase, protein MKRQVPYHGWCFVCGDENPHSIGITWFIENGVMTSEFTLTEAQQGPPGHAHGGASAAILDEAMGLVVWAAGHKVAAVNLEINYHKPLPLNQPLTLEARISQMDERKIFSTGEIRLADSTVAVSGRGIYVAAPKLFESVRLDREKKG, encoded by the coding sequence ATGAAACGACAAGTCCCCTATCATGGCTGGTGTTTTGTGTGCGGAGACGAAAATCCGCACAGCATTGGTATCACATGGTTCATAGAGAACGGCGTGATGACCTCCGAATTCACACTGACAGAAGCTCAGCAGGGACCGCCCGGTCATGCACACGGCGGCGCATCTGCGGCTATTTTGGATGAAGCGATGGGTCTGGTCGTCTGGGCGGCGGGGCACAAAGTGGCGGCTGTCAACTTGGAGATCAATTATCATAAACCGCTTCCGTTGAACCAGCCATTGACTCTCGAGGCACGTATCTCCCAAATGGACGAGCGGAAAATTTTCAGCACAGGGGAAATCCGACTGGCAGATTCAACTGTCGCCGTGAGTGGACGCGGGATCTACGTCGCGGCGCCGAAACTGTTCGAGAGTGTCCGCTTGGACAGGGAAAAGAAGGGATGA
- a CDS encoding amino acid ABC transporter permease — protein MTQENTVLPPLTERSGILRWLRKNLFGSWLDTILTILGALIIYWAVTGLLRWVFTVAEWEVVRANMRLIMVGQYPLAEVWRLWVALGFLMFLTGNSLAIWARRSYAATILLLATPALMALLPFGDEPRKWLVILSVVGVIGWVAARSKPDALGRIVVFGWILSLPIFILLTRGFTSADGVMPIVGTNLWGGLLLTFLLTVVAIIFSFPLGVLLALGRRSELPVVRIASVIYIELVRGVPLITILFMAQLMLPLFLPANWTVDRVVRAMVAMVLFSAAYLAENVRGGLQAIPKGQFEAAHALGLSGPQTMFFIILPQALRLVIPILVGQFIAVFKDTALVAIVGLLDLVGIAKTVLAQPDFLGLQREVYVFISLIYWVLSYGMSYLSQKLEERLGVGKR, from the coding sequence ATGACCCAGGAAAATACAGTTCTTCCTCCGCTCACAGAACGCTCCGGCATCCTGCGCTGGCTGCGGAAAAATCTCTTTGGTTCCTGGCTGGACACAATCCTGACCATCCTCGGCGCATTGATCATCTATTGGGCGGTGACAGGCTTGCTTCGCTGGGTGTTCACCGTCGCGGAATGGGAAGTGGTCAGGGCAAATATGCGCCTGATCATGGTCGGGCAGTATCCGCTTGCGGAAGTATGGCGGTTATGGGTTGCGCTTGGCTTCCTGATGTTCCTGACGGGGAACTCGCTTGCCATTTGGGCGCGAAGATCATATGCTGCAACCATTCTTTTGCTTGCGACTCCTGCTTTAATGGCGCTCCTTCCCTTCGGGGATGAGCCGCGCAAGTGGCTGGTCATTCTCAGCGTGGTCGGGGTTATCGGTTGGGTGGCAGCCCGAAGCAAGCCTGATGCGCTTGGCAGGATCGTTGTGTTCGGGTGGATTCTGTCCCTGCCGATCTTCATCCTGCTGACGCGAGGCTTTACATCTGCAGATGGGGTGATGCCCATTGTTGGGACCAATCTGTGGGGTGGGTTGCTGCTTACGTTCCTGCTGACTGTGGTTGCGATCATTTTTTCCTTCCCGCTTGGTGTTCTCTTGGCACTGGGGCGTCGGTCGGAATTGCCGGTCGTCCGGATCGCGAGCGTGATCTATATTGAGTTGGTGCGCGGTGTGCCGTTGATCACGATCCTGTTCATGGCGCAGTTGATGCTTCCGCTCTTTTTGCCAGCCAACTGGACGGTGGACCGTGTTGTGCGTGCGATGGTCGCCATGGTGCTGTTCAGCGCCGCCTATCTCGCGGAGAACGTGCGCGGAGGTTTGCAAGCCATCCCCAAGGGTCAGTTTGAAGCGGCTCATGCACTGGGTTTGAGCGGGCCGCAGACCATGTTCTTCATCATTCTGCCGCAGGCGCTGCGCCTCGTCATCCCGATCCTGGTTGGGCAATTTATCGCGGTGTTCAAGGATACGGCGTTGGTGGCGATCGTCGGTCTGCTTGATCTGGTGGGTATTGCAAAGACCGTGCTGGCACAGCCCGACTTTTTGGGGCTGCAGCGCGAAGTTTATGTTTTCATCTCTCTGATCTATTGGGTGTTGAGTTACGGGATGTCCTATCTCAGCCAGAAACTTGAAGAGAGACTCGGCGTTGGGAAACGATAG
- the recJ gene encoding single-stranded-DNA-specific exonuclease RecJ — protein sequence MTRWLDPQPVDASSLSRLDLPPLVAQTLLRRGINRPEDAEAFLHPERFTSTQFPGIESAVELIKLAIRSGDKICVWGDFDVDGQTSTALLVQTLQALNANVVYYVPVRGRESHGVHIDSLKPIIENGAKLLLTCDTGITAHDAIDYANSRGLDVIVTDHHDLGETLPNAKAIVNPKLLPEDHPLRNLAGVGVAYKLAEALLIENQKSEIVDLLDLVALGLIADVALLQNETRSLAKQGIEQLRNTNRIGLRVMAELAGASFDSLTEETIGFTFAPRLNALGRLGDANPAVELLLTQDSARARLLATQIEGLNAQRRMLTKQVTDAAEAQLRENPDLLNQPAIVLSHPNWPGGVVGIVANRLVERHHKPAILFNESDDGILRGSARSIEGLHITEAIATQKDVLLGFGGHPMAAGMSLKKDDLPAFRRGLGKAIERQLGDIAFEEPTLQLDAWLALSDLNLDLADSLELLAPFGAGNPELTLATRNVTLKSVREIGKTKEHLRLNIEDENGEMQSLLWWSGAGEELPPTDAKFDVAYTLRATSYRGQRQVNLQFKEFRIIEERPIEVKETGLEIQDLRLNVSTFERLNVQTLVWAEGADKTKGKSRFALTRADEFAIYTTPPSPVELRNALEIVKPKIVHVFAVPPAEEKPDDFLKRLAGLCKFALNNKEGKTTLHELAAAMAAREIAVELGLQWLAAGGQLTVSIEDGSVLLSKETQEKNPYLQAELFTALRGVLNETSAYRKYFSTVTDLKTLFKS from the coding sequence GACGCCTCGTCTCTCTCTCGCCTCGATCTGCCTCCCCTCGTCGCGCAGACTCTCCTCCGACGCGGGATCAACCGTCCCGAAGATGCGGAAGCGTTTTTGCATCCGGAGAGATTCACATCCACGCAGTTTCCTGGAATTGAATCGGCGGTTGAACTTATCAAACTGGCTATACGCAGCGGAGACAAAATCTGCGTGTGGGGCGATTTCGACGTGGACGGTCAAACCTCCACCGCCCTGCTGGTGCAGACACTGCAAGCCTTGAACGCGAATGTCGTTTACTACGTCCCTGTGCGCGGACGCGAAAGCCACGGCGTTCACATCGACAGTTTGAAACCGATCATCGAGAACGGTGCAAAACTTTTGCTGACCTGCGACACAGGCATCACTGCGCACGACGCGATCGATTACGCCAACTCGCGCGGACTTGATGTCATCGTCACCGACCATCACGACCTCGGCGAAACCCTGCCCAACGCCAAAGCCATCGTCAACCCAAAGTTACTGCCCGAAGATCATCCGCTGCGAAATTTGGCGGGTGTGGGCGTGGCGTACAAACTCGCCGAAGCGCTCTTAATCGAGAATCAAAAATCTGAAATCGTAGATCTTCTCGACCTTGTCGCACTAGGCTTGATCGCCGACGTTGCCCTGCTCCAAAACGAAACCCGCTCGCTGGCAAAACAAGGCATCGAGCAATTGCGCAACACAAACCGCATCGGTCTGCGTGTAATGGCAGAGCTGGCGGGCGCAAGTTTTGATTCGCTCACCGAAGAGACCATCGGATTCACCTTCGCACCGCGACTCAATGCGCTCGGTCGCCTCGGCGACGCCAACCCTGCAGTTGAACTTTTGCTCACACAAGATTCCGCCCGCGCGCGCCTGCTTGCAACCCAGATCGAAGGCTTGAACGCCCAGAGGCGCATGCTCACCAAACAAGTCACCGACGCGGCGGAAGCGCAACTGCGCGAAAATCCCGACCTGCTCAACCAGCCCGCCATCGTGCTCTCGCATCCCAACTGGCCCGGCGGCGTGGTCGGCATCGTCGCCAACCGCCTCGTCGAACGCCATCACAAACCCGCCATCCTCTTCAACGAATCCGACGACGGCATTCTGCGCGGCTCGGCGCGCTCCATCGAAGGCTTGCACATCACCGAAGCCATTGCCACCCAAAAAGATGTATTGCTCGGCTTCGGCGGGCATCCGATGGCAGCGGGTATGTCGCTCAAAAAGGATGACCTGCCCGCCTTCCGCCGCGGACTCGGCAAAGCGATCGAACGCCAACTGGGGGATATCGCCTTTGAGGAACCGACGCTTCAACTCGACGCCTGGCTTGCCCTCTCCGACCTTAACCTTGACCTCGCCGATAGCTTGGAACTGCTCGCCCCCTTCGGCGCAGGCAACCCTGAGTTGACTCTCGCCACTCGCAATGTGACGTTGAAATCGGTCAGGGAAATCGGTAAGACGAAAGAACATCTTCGCTTGAACATCGAAGACGAAAACGGGGAAATGCAAAGTCTCCTGTGGTGGAGCGGAGCGGGCGAAGAACTTCCGCCCACCGACGCCAAATTCGACGTCGCCTACACCTTGCGCGCCACCTCCTACCGCGGGCAAAGACAAGTCAACCTGCAATTCAAGGAATTCCGCATCATCGAAGAAAGACCCATTGAAGTAAAAGAAACGGGATTGGAGATTCAAGATTTGAGGCTTAACGTTTCAACGTTTGAACGCTTGAACGTCCAAACGTTGGTCTGGGCAGAAGGCGCGGACAAAACCAAAGGAAAGTCTCGCTTCGCATTGACCCGGGCGGATGAATTCGCCATCTATACCACGCCGCCCTCTCCCGTCGAGTTGCGCAATGCGCTGGAGATCGTCAAGCCGAAAATTGTGCACGTCTTCGCCGTCCCGCCTGCCGAAGAAAAGCCCGACGACTTCCTGAAACGGCTGGCAGGTTTGTGCAAATTTGCATTGAACAACAAAGAAGGAAAAACCACACTACACGAGTTAGCGGCGGCGATGGCAGCGCGCGAGATCGCCGTGGAACTCGGCTTGCAATGGCTCGCCGCGGGCGGACAATTGACCGTGAGCATCGAGGATGGCAGCGTGCTATTATCAAAAGAGACGCAGGAGAAAAATCCCTACCTGCAAGCGGAACTGTTCACCGCCCTGCGCGGCGTGCTGAACGAAACCTCCGCTTACAGAAAATATTTTTCAACCGTCACTGACCTCAAAACCCTGTTTAAATCATGA
- a CDS encoding PPOX class F420-dependent oxidoreductase, with translation MTRPIPASHLDLLTRPIHGVLTTLMPDGQPQSSLVWCDFDGECARVNTSLERQKGQNMNHNPKVSLLIVDPENTSRFIQIRGDAELIQEGALSHLDEITRQYTKHPQYYGYVFPLEKQAQETRVICRIHATRVTLDAIHN, from the coding sequence ATGACGAGACCCATTCCCGCCTCCCATCTGGACCTGCTGACTCGTCCCATCCATGGAGTGTTGACCACGCTGATGCCCGACGGACAGCCGCAATCCAGCCTTGTGTGGTGTGACTTTGACGGAGAATGCGCCCGGGTCAACACCTCGCTCGAACGCCAAAAGGGGCAGAATATGAACCACAATCCCAAAGTCTCCCTGCTGATCGTGGACCCGGAGAATACAAGCCGCTTCATCCAAATTCGCGGAGATGCGGAACTTATTCAGGAAGGCGCATTATCTCATTTGGATGAGATCACCCGCCAATACACGAAGCATCCGCAATATTACGGTTATGTCTTTCCGCTTGAAAAACAAGCACAGGAAACGCGCGTCATCTGCCGCATCCACGCAACAAGGGTCACGCTGGACGCGATACACAATTGA
- a CDS encoding aldehyde ferredoxin oxidoreductase family protein: MYGWHLKILRVNLTTRKVTTEDVDPKIARDYLGGRGWAIHYMYKEMDPAADPLSPENMLIFATGPLTATPAPTGNRYMVVTKSPLTGALAHSNSGGEFPTWMKRTGFDLFIFEGKASEPVYVLVNEDQIEIRSAAHVWGKDTHETTDILKAETSAEARVACIGPAGENLALMAAIMNDKHRAAARSGVGAVMGSKNLKAVVAMGNKNPALHNPEAMRAISVGTSKEVGADVKKGSNMRIYGTSYVPQVTNTLGILPTRNFLQGTFEHVHNIDGDALKDNYLIRHTPCYRCPLSCGRLTEVPDGPYKGKGEGPEYETISSLGTGCGVSNLAALVKANYLCNEYGMDTITTGMTIAVAMEMYEKGYLTEEQIGMPLKFGDHDAMIAMIKKMAYNEGFGQDLAMGSYRLAEKYGHPELAVTTRKQEFPGYDPRGSQGMGLLYATSNKGASHMEGDVAYEEVFGVPVKENPLSTDGKAELVKHFQDSFALIDASGLCVFVAIRYVFEKERLILPRVLSEMMNLTTGAGYTPEEVMKAADRVYTLERMFLIKAGSGPEWDTLPTRMLHEPLPDGPAKGKVVELDKMLPDFYKERGWDEKGYPTQEKLMELELPLN; this comes from the coding sequence ATGTACGGCTGGCACCTCAAGATCCTACGCGTAAACCTCACCACCCGAAAAGTCACCACCGAAGATGTTGACCCCAAGATCGCGCGCGATTATCTCGGCGGGCGCGGATGGGCGATCCATTATATGTACAAAGAAATGGATCCCGCTGCTGACCCGCTCTCGCCCGAAAATATGCTCATCTTTGCCACGGGTCCTCTGACCGCTACGCCCGCGCCGACAGGTAACCGCTATATGGTCGTCACCAAATCCCCGTTGACAGGCGCGCTGGCGCACTCCAACTCGGGCGGCGAATTCCCCACATGGATGAAGCGTACAGGCTTCGATCTGTTCATCTTTGAAGGCAAAGCCTCCGAGCCAGTGTACGTTTTGGTAAACGAAGACCAGATTGAAATCAGGTCCGCGGCGCATGTGTGGGGCAAGGATACGCACGAGACGACGGACATCCTCAAGGCGGAGACATCCGCAGAGGCGCGAGTTGCTTGTATCGGACCTGCGGGTGAAAATCTCGCACTCATGGCAGCCATCATGAACGATAAACATCGCGCGGCGGCTCGCTCTGGCGTGGGCGCAGTGATGGGCAGTAAAAATCTCAAAGCCGTGGTGGCGATGGGAAATAAAAACCCCGCGCTGCACAACCCCGAAGCGATGCGCGCGATCAGTGTGGGTACTTCGAAAGAGGTCGGCGCGGATGTGAAGAAAGGCTCGAACATGCGCATCTATGGCACGTCGTATGTGCCGCAGGTGACCAACACGCTCGGCATTTTGCCGACGCGCAATTTCCTGCAAGGGACATTCGAGCATGTCCACAATATTGACGGTGACGCGCTCAAAGATAATTATCTGATTCGTCACACGCCTTGTTATCGCTGTCCGCTCTCGTGCGGACGTTTGACCGAAGTGCCCGATGGTCCGTACAAAGGCAAGGGCGAAGGTCCTGAATATGAAACGATTTCATCTTTGGGAACGGGCTGTGGCGTGAGCAACCTCGCTGCGTTGGTGAAGGCAAATTATCTGTGCAACGAATATGGCATGGACACCATCACCACAGGCATGACGATTGCTGTCGCGATGGAGATGTACGAAAAAGGTTATCTGACTGAAGAGCAGATCGGTATGCCGCTCAAATTCGGCGACCACGATGCGATGATCGCGATGATAAAGAAGATGGCGTACAACGAAGGCTTTGGTCAGGACCTTGCCATGGGCAGTTACCGCCTTGCGGAAAAATACGGTCACCCCGAACTCGCCGTCACCACCCGCAAACAGGAATTCCCCGGCTACGATCCGCGCGGCTCGCAGGGCATGGGCTTGCTGTACGCTACCTCCAACAAGGGCGCATCGCACATGGAAGGTGACGTCGCTTACGAAGAAGTCTTCGGCGTGCCTGTGAAGGAAAACCCGCTCAGCACCGATGGCAAAGCAGAACTCGTCAAACACTTCCAAGACTCATTTGCGCTCATTGATGCTTCGGGTCTGTGCGTGTTTGTCGCCATCCGCTATGTGTTTGAAAAAGAGCGTTTGATCCTGCCGCGTGTCCTCTCCGAAATGATGAACCTCACCACGGGCGCGGGCTACACTCCTGAAGAAGTGATGAAAGCCGCCGACCGCGTTTACACGCTCGAGCGCATGTTCCTCATCAAAGCGGGTTCGGGTCCCGAATGGGATACGCTCCCAACCCGCATGCTGCACGAGCCGCTGCCAGATGGTCCCGCCAAGGGCAAGGTGGTGGAACTCGACAAGATGCTGCCCGATTTTTACAAGGAACGCGGCTGGGACGAGAAGGGGTATCCCACCCAGGAAAAGTTGATGGAATTGGAATTGCCGTTGAATTAA
- a CDS encoding amino acid ABC transporter ATP-binding protein translates to MSQNRDIIISARDVHKWYGNFHALKGVNMEVERREVIVIFGPSGSGKSTFIRTINRLEEHQRGHIVVDGIELSHDVRNIEQIRMETGMVFQQFNLFPHLTVMQNIVLSPIQVRKWTKEKAEEIAMQLLERVGIPEQAHKYPGQLSGGQQQRVAIARALAMQPKIMLFDEPTSALDPEMIKEVLDVMVELAKSGMTMLVVTHEMGFARAVADRMFFFDQGQIVESGTPEDIFKSPKEDRTKLFLSQILNH, encoded by the coding sequence ATGTCACAGAATCGCGATATCATCATTTCAGCTCGTGATGTACACAAATGGTACGGGAATTTCCACGCCCTGAAAGGTGTGAACATGGAAGTGGAACGGCGCGAGGTGATCGTCATCTTCGGTCCGTCCGGTTCGGGGAAGTCAACCTTCATCCGCACCATCAATCGCCTTGAAGAACATCAGCGCGGACATATCGTTGTAGATGGCATCGAACTCAGTCATGATGTCCGCAATATTGAACAGATCCGTATGGAGACCGGCATGGTGTTCCAGCAGTTCAATCTGTTCCCGCACTTGACGGTCATGCAGAATATCGTCCTTTCGCCGATCCAGGTCCGCAAGTGGACAAAAGAAAAGGCGGAGGAGATCGCCATGCAATTACTGGAGCGGGTCGGCATCCCGGAGCAGGCGCATAAATACCCCGGTCAATTGTCGGGCGGACAGCAGCAGCGTGTTGCAATTGCGCGCGCGCTTGCCATGCAGCCGAAGATCATGCTCTTCGACGAGCCGACCTCCGCGCTTGACCCGGAGATGATCAAGGAAGTGCTGGATGTGATGGTGGAACTGGCGAAATCCGGCATGACCATGCTGGTGGTGACTCATGAAATGGGCTTTGCCCGCGCCGTCGCCGACCGCATGTTCTTCTTCGATCAGGGTCAGATCGTGGAGAGCGGCACACCGGAGGATATCTTCAAATCTCCCAAGGAAGACCGCACAAAACTCTTTCTCTCGCAGATACTCAACCATTAA
- a CDS encoding aminoacyl-tRNA deacylase, translating to MSITNNVTRFLDARKVKYTAHELPAEKLGALEAAEYMGVPAGQVFKTIVTKREKGKPVLTVVPGPHVVNLKLLASFLGEKKMHLPTEREAEQLTGLQAGGISPLALINKGFQVVIDEAAQGFDEIYISGGQRGLDIQIGVGDLVKLTNARVAPVSTS from the coding sequence ATGTCTATCACGAATAATGTCACGAGGTTTTTGGATGCGCGCAAGGTAAAGTACACGGCGCATGAACTGCCTGCCGAGAAACTGGGCGCGTTGGAGGCGGCGGAATATATGGGCGTCCCGGCAGGGCAGGTTTTCAAGACCATTGTCACGAAGCGCGAAAAAGGCAAGCCCGTGCTGACGGTGGTTCCCGGTCCGCATGTGGTGAATTTGAAACTGTTGGCGTCGTTTTTGGGCGAGAAGAAGATGCACCTGCCCACCGAGCGCGAAGCCGAGCAGTTGACCGGTTTGCAGGCGGGCGGCATTTCTCCGCTGGCGCTGATCAATAAAGGCTTTCAGGTGGTGATTGATGAGGCTGCGCAGGGCTTTGATGAGATCTATATTTCGGGCGGCCAGCGCGGATTGGACATTCAGATCGGCGTGGGCGATCTTGTAAAATTGACGAATGCGCGTGTTGCTCCCGTTTCGACGAGCTAG